In Ailuropoda melanoleuca isolate Jingjing chromosome 11, ASM200744v2, whole genome shotgun sequence, a genomic segment contains:
- the OSTC gene encoding oligosaccharyltransferase complex subunit OSTC, translated as METLYRVPFLVLECPNLKLKKPPWVHMPSAMTVYALVVVSYFLITGGIIYDVIVEPPSVGSMTDEHGHQRPVAFLAYRVNGQYIMEGLASSFLFTMGGLGFIILDRSNAPNIPKLNRFLLLFIGFVCVLLSFFMARVFMRMKLPGYLMG; from the exons ATGGAGACTTTGTACCGCGTCCCGTTCTTAGTGCTCGAATGCCCCAACCTGAAGCTGAAGAAGCCGCCCTGGGTGCACATGCCGTCGGCCATGACGGTGTACGCTCTGGTGGTGGTGTCTTACTTCCTCATCACCGGAG GAATAATTTATGATGTTATTGTTGAACCTCCAAGTGTTGGTTCTATGACCGATGAACATGGACATCAGAGACCAGTAGCTTTCCTGGCCTACAG AGTAAATGGACAATATATTATGGAAGGACTCGCATCCAGCTTCCTGTTTACAATGGGAGGTTTAGGCTTCATAATCCTGGACCGATCGAATGCACCAAACATTCCAAAACTCAATAGATTTCTTCTCCTATTCATTGGATTCGTCTGTGTCCTATTGAGTTTTTTCATGGCTAGAGTATTCATGAGAATGAAACTGCC
- the RPL34 gene encoding 60S ribosomal protein L34 yields the protein MVQRLTYRRRLSYNTASNKTRLSRTPGNRIVYLYTKKVGKAPKSACGVCPGRLRGVRAVRPKVLMRLSKTKKHVSRAYGGSMCAKCVRDRIKRAFLIEEQKIVVKVLKAQAQSQKAK from the exons ATGGTTCAGCGTTTGACCTACCGTCGTAGGCTGTCCTACAATACAGCCTCTAACAAAACTAGGCT GTCCCGAACCCCTGGTAATAGAATCGTTTACCTTTATACCAAGAAGGTTGGGAAAGCACCAAAATCTGCATGTGGTGTGTGCCCAGGCCGACTTCGAGGA GTTCGTGCTGTGAGACCTAAAGTCCTTATGAGGTTGTCTAAAACGAAAAAACACGTCAGCAGGGCCTATGGTGGTTCCATGTGTGCTAAGTGTGTTCGTGACAG gatCAAGCGTGCTTTCCTTATTGAGGAGCAGAAAATCGTTGTGAAAGTGTTGAAGGCACAAGCACAGAGTCAGAAAGCTAAATAA